In one window of Bifidobacterium sp. WK041_4_12 DNA:
- the kdpC gene encoding potassium-transporting ATPase subunit KdpC: MKSTISLQLRSLFAGFRAMLVLTAVIALVYTGALTLIGQLAFPSQSNGSLIENGSGKVIASKYIGQSFTDAKGHALPQYFQSRPSATTNSNGDPMPYNAASSSGSNLGPTSPELLKLIRERKQAVAQREHVSLQDVPADAVTASASGLDYQISPEYASIQVNRVAKERGMSKAAVTILVKQYTTNRALGFIGERAVNVVELNLALDHMVKG, from the coding sequence ATGAAGTCGACAATCTCATTGCAGTTGAGGAGTCTTTTCGCAGGATTCCGGGCCATGCTGGTGCTCACGGCTGTGATAGCGCTGGTCTACACCGGCGCTCTCACCCTGATCGGACAACTCGCATTCCCCAGCCAGTCGAACGGTTCCCTGATCGAGAACGGCAGCGGCAAGGTCATCGCTTCGAAATATATCGGGCAATCCTTCACCGATGCGAAAGGCCATGCCCTGCCGCAGTATTTCCAGTCTCGGCCCTCTGCGACAACGAATTCCAATGGTGACCCCATGCCATATAACGCTGCTTCCTCTTCTGGGTCCAATCTCGGTCCTACGAGCCCCGAACTTCTGAAGCTGATTCGTGAACGCAAGCAGGCGGTTGCCCAGCGCGAGCATGTATCGCTGCAGGATGTTCCTGCCGACGCGGTCACCGCCTCGGCATCGGGTCTGGACTATCAGATCAGTCCTGAATACGCGAGCATACAGGTGAACAGAGTCGCAAAGGAACGTGGCATGAGCAAGGCCGCGGTCACTATACTGGTGAAGCAGTACACCACAAACAGGGCGTTGGGCTTCATCGGTGAAAGAGCCGTGAATGTGGTCGAACTCAATCTTGCGTTGGATCACATGGTGAAGGGCTGA
- the kdpB gene encoding potassium-transporting ATPase subunit KdpB, protein MSDSQKVVLQGNHAQGKGLSKLLLKSVPDALRKFDPRYEWHNPVMFVVWVGALLLTVLGVFQSLFPNDASLRGGSSIPISFTWIIAAWLWATVLFANLAEAVAEGRGKAQAAALRNTRTATPAHRVHGYKPESDPDVKITPAIDMESSELQQGDVVVVEEGETIPGDGEIVSGIASVDESAITGESAPVIRESGGDRSAVTGGTTVLSDRIIVRITQKPGESFIEKMIALVEGANRQKTPNEIALNVLLSSLTIIFLVVVLCLNPMASLQHAQVTLTVLIALLVCLIPTTIGALLSAIGIAGMDRMVQHNVLVTSGRAIEAAGDVTTLLLDKTGTITYGNRQASDFHALPGVDHTEMVKAAALSSLSDSTAEGKSIVALAAKEDISLSTLPDATPVPFTAETRMSGLDLPDGRKIRKGAASAVEAWIAQEGGGIAQEAHDALQDRVRAISSEGGTPLVVAERTTDGAIVALGVIQLKDIVKNGLKERFADLRKMGIRTVMVTGDNPLTAKAIAKEAGVDDFIAEAKPEDKLAYIAAEQAKGKLVAMTGDGTNDAPALAQSDVGVAMNSGTSAAKEAGNMVDLDSDPTKLIDIVRIGKQLLITRGALTTFSIANDLAKYFAIIPAMFMSNFPGLGVLNIMGLHSSLSAVLSAIIFNAIIIVALIPLALRGVKYRAEDSEKILSRNLKIYGLGGIIAPFIGIWLIDVFVRMIPGF, encoded by the coding sequence ATGTCTGATTCACAAAAAGTCGTGTTGCAAGGCAATCACGCGCAAGGCAAAGGCTTGTCGAAACTTCTGCTGAAATCTGTACCTGATGCACTCCGCAAGTTCGATCCGCGCTATGAGTGGCATAACCCGGTTATGTTCGTTGTCTGGGTTGGCGCTCTGCTGCTTACGGTGCTCGGAGTGTTCCAAAGTCTATTCCCGAATGATGCCTCGCTGCGTGGCGGCAGCAGCATCCCCATCTCGTTCACATGGATCATAGCCGCATGGCTGTGGGCAACGGTGTTGTTCGCGAATCTGGCGGAAGCCGTCGCGGAAGGCCGTGGCAAGGCTCAGGCAGCCGCCCTGCGCAACACTCGGACGGCAACTCCCGCCCATCGTGTTCATGGATACAAGCCCGAGAGTGACCCGGACGTGAAGATCACCCCTGCCATCGACATGGAATCATCCGAACTGCAGCAGGGTGACGTGGTGGTTGTGGAAGAAGGTGAGACGATACCGGGTGATGGCGAGATCGTTTCAGGCATCGCATCGGTCGATGAGTCGGCCATAACGGGCGAATCGGCACCCGTGATACGCGAATCAGGAGGTGACCGCAGCGCTGTAACAGGTGGTACTACCGTACTTTCCGACCGCATTATCGTACGCATCACGCAGAAACCTGGCGAAAGTTTCATTGAAAAGATGATCGCCTTGGTCGAAGGTGCAAACCGTCAGAAAACGCCCAATGAGATAGCACTCAATGTGTTGCTGAGCTCGCTGACCATCATCTTCCTGGTGGTCGTGCTCTGCCTCAATCCTATGGCTTCGCTGCAGCATGCCCAGGTGACGCTCACCGTGCTGATCGCCTTGCTGGTGTGCCTGATACCAACGACCATCGGAGCACTCCTCTCGGCAATAGGCATAGCAGGAATGGACCGGATGGTGCAGCATAATGTGCTCGTCACCTCCGGACGTGCCATCGAGGCGGCAGGTGACGTGACGACCCTGCTGCTCGACAAGACGGGAACCATCACCTATGGCAACCGTCAGGCCTCTGATTTCCACGCTTTGCCTGGTGTTGACCATACTGAGATGGTGAAGGCCGCAGCCTTGAGCTCCCTGAGCGATTCCACCGCCGAAGGGAAGTCCATAGTCGCACTCGCGGCGAAAGAGGACATTTCGCTCAGTACCCTGCCGGATGCGACGCCGGTGCCATTTACTGCAGAAACGAGAATGTCAGGTCTTGATCTTCCTGACGGCAGGAAGATACGCAAGGGTGCCGCCTCAGCTGTGGAGGCATGGATTGCACAGGAAGGCGGAGGAATCGCACAGGAGGCGCACGATGCCCTTCAGGACAGGGTGCGAGCCATTTCCTCCGAAGGTGGCACGCCACTCGTAGTTGCCGAAAGAACCACCGATGGAGCAATCGTCGCCCTTGGCGTCATTCAACTGAAGGACATCGTCAAAAACGGCTTGAAGGAACGCTTTGCAGATCTGCGCAAGATGGGCATTCGCACCGTTATGGTCACGGGTGACAATCCGCTGACTGCCAAGGCCATAGCCAAGGAAGCTGGCGTCGATGATTTCATTGCCGAAGCCAAGCCGGAGGACAAGCTCGCTTACATTGCGGCGGAACAGGCCAAGGGAAAGCTTGTGGCAATGACCGGAGACGGCACCAATGATGCCCCGGCGCTTGCCCAATCGGATGTGGGCGTGGCCATGAATTCTGGAACTTCCGCCGCCAAAGAGGCGGGAAACATGGTTGATCTGGATTCCGACCCAACCAAGCTCATTGATATCGTGCGCATCGGCAAGCAATTGCTGATTACGCGAGGAGCGTTGACGACATTCTCGATTGCGAATGATCTTGCCAAATATTTTGCCATCATACCGGCCATGTTCATGAGCAATTTCCCAGGATTGGGTGTGCTGAACATCATGGGTCTGCATTCGTCGCTTTCGGCTGTGCTGTCCGCGATCATCTTCAACGCCATCATCATCGTGGCACTGATACCACTGGCTCTGAGGGGAGTGAAGTATCGGGCGGAAGACAGTGAGAAGATTCTGTCGCGCAATCTGAAGATCTATGGTCTTGGTGGCATCATCGCACCCTTCATCGGCATTTGGCTTATCGATGTGTTCGTGCGCATGATTCCGGGCTTCTGA